CACGCACACGCATGGTGTGGTTCCATGTATAGTGGCGCCACTGGAAACCGACGCGGTTGTGTTCCCAAAGTCCGAAGGTTTCGTTAACTAAGGTTTCCAATTCATTCAAGACTTGGCTGTAGTTCATTTTTTAATTTTTCCTTGCGGTTAAAGTGCGTGCGTTTCGACTTTGACGGGCGTTGCTTATATCCGCCCTCCACTACGTTACAGGCTACGGATTTTGAGTCTATTTCAAGAGGAAACCTTTGTAGGACCATGGCTATTTAGTTTTCCATTTTTACGAAGATCTTGAACCCCCGACCCGGTAGGTGCGGTTTTGCGGCGTACTCGCCCAAATGCGATCTCCATTCCTAACCGCACCGAATCCGCTCAAAGCCCATAATTTCTTAAAACTATGGTAAATCCTAAAAATATATGAACAGTTTTCGTAGGGGTGTTTCCCGCAGGGGACCCACCCCCAAACATACCCCCTATCGCGGTAGGCGAGGTTTCTAACCTCGCCGATGCAGCGTGTCAAAGTAATTCTAAAATCTACCATAAATGACCCTATTGTAGGACGAAACCCTCTTTACTGACCACTGATTGCTGACTGCTAATTGCCATTCGCCAAATCCGCGTCAGGCGTTATATTTCACTTCAGTGAGGGATAATCCGTGTGCTGGAGCTGACATTCCTGCTGCGGCTCGGTCTTTGGTTTCTAAAATGCGGCGGAGTTGCGTGATGGCATCTCGGCATTTCGTGTTTTTGGTGCAGCTTGCGGGTTTCCAAAACTTGCTGTTAAGAGTCAAAATAGTACCGGTGATTGCGCGAACCATACCGCGCAGGAACGAATCCGCTTCGATTTCAAAATAGACGTAAGGCTCTTTTTTCCACCAGTGTGCCTCGTAAATCTCACAAACGGGGTTTATCCGGTCGCTCCCTACCTTTTGGAAGGAGGAGAAATCGTGTTTGCCAACAAGGATTTGACTAAGTTCATTTGTGAGTGAAACGTCGATTTCTGGCTGGAAACAGTAACTTGTCTGTCGCAGAAGTGCACTCGGATATTCTCGATTTAAAATCCTGTACCGGTACCGCCGACGTGTTGCGCTGAAACGGGCGTGAAATTCAGAAGACACCTCTGTTGCGGAACAGACGACGATATCCCGAGGCAGAATCGCGTTGAGTCCTTTCTGAAATGCGACGACAGGTATCTGTGAATCCGTCCGGAAGTTGGCGACCTGTCCCTCTGCGTGGACGCCGGTATCGGTCCTCCCTGCCCCAATGATCCGTATCGGGGTTTTGGTGAGTTTTGCCAGACTTTCCTCGATGGTATCTTGGACTGTCGGCAAGTTCGGTTGCGTCTGCCAGCCGTGGTAATTCGTGCCGTCGTATTCAAGCACGAGTTTGATATTTCGCATTGTGTTGCCCTGTTATAGGGTTCATAGAAGAGTGATAAATAAAGGGTATCACATTCTTATATTCAGTGTCAAATCAATTGTGAAGTGAAGTTTGGAAACTTGGACAGGGTTGTTTAGGTTCCTTTTTTCGCACCCAGGGTTATTTAGTTTTCCATGTTTTTATGCGTTTTGATCCCCCAACTCAGTAGGTGCGGTTTCCCAACCGCACTGGATCGTCGAAAAAAGGCGTGAAATCCGATATTTTCTTAAAACTGAATGACCCTGTTTCGCACCATCAAGAACTTGATAATTTCTTTCACGATATGCTATTATATCTTCAGTGAGAGATAGTGGTGAATACAGAGACTTTTACTTCTGATCCGAATCTGTCTGAAAACCCTGAGACTTTCTTATCTCCAAACGATTTACAGTCATCCGTTGTGCCGATAGGTGTGGAATTCCGCGATGAACAACGAAACCCAGGTTTATGACATCCAAGAAGATCAACGCGGGACACGTCTCGATCGCTTTCTTATCAACGCAACGGAAGGCATA
This sequence is a window from Candidatus Poribacteria bacterium. Protein-coding genes within it:
- the truA gene encoding tRNA pseudouridine(38-40) synthase TruA — translated: MRNIKLVLEYDGTNYHGWQTQPNLPTVQDTIEESLAKLTKTPIRIIGAGRTDTGVHAEGQVANFRTDSQIPVVAFQKGLNAILPRDIVVCSATEVSSEFHARFSATRRRYRYRILNREYPSALLRQTSYCFQPEIDVSLTNELSQILVGKHDFSSFQKVGSDRINPVCEIYEAHWWKKEPYVYFEIEADSFLRGMVRAITGTILTLNSKFWKPASCTKNTKCRDAITQLRRILETKDRAAAGMSAPAHGLSLTEVKYNA